AATTAGATTAGCACGTGGTGTTACACAAAAGAATGATATTTTAAAATTTGAAGGATGTTATCACGGACATTCTGATTCATTACTTGTTCAAGCAGGTTCTGGCTTAGCTACTTTTGGAACTCCAAGTTCTCCTGGTGTTCCAGCTGATTTAACTAAACATACTTTAGTTTGTGAATACAATAATATTGAAAACTTAAAAAAATGTTTTGAAGATTCAAATGATATTGCTTGTATTATTATTGAACCAATTGCAGGGAATATGGGATTAGTTCCAGCTACTGAAGAATTTTTAAGTGCTTGTAGAGAATTATGTGATAAAAATGGTGCTTTATTAATTTATGATGAAGTAATGACAGGGTTTAGAGTTTCTTTAACAGGAGCTTCTGGAATAGTTGCTGCAAAGCCAGATATTATTACTTTTGGTAAAGTAATTGGTGCAGGAATGCCAGTTGGTGCTTTTGCAAGTTCTTGTGAAATCATGAATTATCTTTCTCCAGATGGTGCAGTTTATCAAGCAGGAACTTTAAGTGGAAACCCAGTTGCAATGACAGCAGGATTAACAAACCTTAGAAAATTAAAAGCAAATCCAAATGTTTATACTGAACTTAATAATAAAGCTTTACGATTAGTAAATGGCTTAAAAGAAGTTGCAAGTGCAAATAACATTCCTTTACAAGTAAATACTAGAGGTTCTATGTTTGGTTTCTTCTTTTGTGAAGAACAACCTTTTAATATCAAACAAGTAGCAAAATGTGATTTTGATAGATTTGCTAAATTTCATCATGAAATGTTAAAAAAAGGTTTCTATTTTGCTTGTTCACAATATGAAGCAGGTTTTATATCAACTGTTATGACAAATGACGATATTGATGAGTGTATTAGTGCAGCATCAGAAGTAATGAAAAGTTTATAAAAGGAATAAAATGATTAGTTTTAAAAATGTTGAATTAGTAAAAAAAGCAAATATTTATTTTGATGGTAATGTTACAAGTAGATCATTTATTGATGGAAATGGTGAAAGTAAATCTTTAGGTATTATGATGCCTGGAACTTATAACTTTGGAACACAAGAAGCTGAGTTAATGGAAATTTTAGCAGGTGAGGTTGAAGTTAAACTAGCAGGTGAGGATACTTGGAATACATACACAGCTGATACTTCTTTTAGTGTAATTGCAAATTCAAACTTTGATATTAAAGTGAAAACAATAACTGATTATTGTTGTTCATATATTAAATAGGTTTCAAGATGGCAAATAAAGAAGAAAAAATTACTCCAAAACATAGAGATAAACTTGAAGCTTTAGATAATTTATCTTTAGGTATTTCAATGGTAGCAGCAGTTGCTATTGGTTTTGGAATTGGATATGGATTAAAAGCACTTTTTGAAATTGATTGGTTATTGTGGCTTGGAGTATTTTGGGGAATAGCAGCAGCTGGTCTTAATGTATATAGAGCTTATAAACGAGCTCAAAAATCTTATGAGGGTATGGAAGATGACCCTAGATATTCTTATAGAGCTAAACATGGGGATAAGAAATACGACGACGATGAAGATTAATCAATCTATTAAAAATTTTGCACTAGTATTTATTGTACTTGATCTTTGTTTGATTATTTATGCTTTAGTATTTAATACACCAATATGGTTGTTAAATACTCAAGTAGCTTTTGTCTCATCATTACTTATTACTATTGCTTCTTTTTTATCTTATAGAAAAAATATAAATAGAAGACTTTCAAATCTTGATTTATCAAAAGAAATTAAAACTCAGAGTAGGGATAAAGTTGATGAAATAGATGATCCTTATGATTTATATACTGAATATGAAGAAGTTCCAGAAGAAGAATTAACACCTGAAAAGATAAAAGAGATTATTACTGAGGAAAAGTCTAAAGTAAAAAAGAATTCGGTTAAAAATACTATCTTTTCTGCAACAGGTTTTTTATCAATATATAGAATTTTAGGTTATGGAACATTAATATTTGGTTTCTTTGCTTTAAATAATAATAAGCTATTTATTCCAATAGCTTTTATAATTGGATTAGGAATTGTTCCTATTGGAGTATTATTCTCAAAGCTTTTAGAGAAAAAATAAAAGCTTTGAAAGATTAATATTAAATAACTAGTGGTAAATCTATACTTATTTTATTTTCATTACATGTTAAAATAAAAGAGCTATCTTCTTTATATTGAAGAAGTTCTTTTATTGCATTTTTATTAGATGTTATTTCAACTGCAATTAATGAATACTTTTTCCCATCAATTCTAATATATTCTCCAATTTTAAGTAAAATAGAACATTCAATACTATCCGAGCCATCAAAAGCATCAAATACTTGATTTAATGTTTTTATAAATAAACTTGCATCAAGTTTAAATTCAGGAATTGAAGGGTCATAATTTTTAGAATAAGTAGTATTCGTTTTAATTTTATTTGTAGAAATTGCTAAATCTACAAGTGTAAAAATATTTGTACTATTTATATTTTTTATATTAAGAGTTGATTCTTTCTTTACCATTGCACTTTTATAAAGTTTCATATGAATTTCATCTTCATTATCATATTTAACAGTAATTGCATAAAATGTATAATTTTGCATACTTATGTCAATATATGAAGTTTGTGCTCCAAAAGATTTTGGAGCATACTGTAAAGCCATATCATAAAGCTCTTTTGGTTTTATTCTATTTAATAAAAACTGAGCTTCTGAATTACTAAATAAAATCTTCGACGTAGAAGAAAAAGTGATAATAGGGTTTAAGTCTAGCTCAACCCAATCTTCAAAAAAATCCATTTTCTAACTTTCTACGTAATTCTTAAGGTTTTTACCAACTTTTGGATGCTTTAACTTCTTAATAGCACTAGATTCAATTTGTCTTACTCTTTCTCTTGTAACTGAAAGTTCTTTTCCAATTTCTTCTAATGTTCTATCACTAGCATCATGCATAAGTCCAAATCTCATTCTAACAACGGCTTGTTCTCTTTCATTAAGTTGAGCTAAGATTTGATCAATTTGACCTTGTAAATCTTCTTTCATAATATTATCAACAGGAGTTGGAGCTTTTTCATCAGGAACAAA
This sequence is a window from Poseidonibacter parvus. Protein-coding genes within it:
- the hemL gene encoding glutamate-1-semialdehyde 2,1-aminomutase; translated protein: MFDNSIKAYTQACEVIPGGVDSPVRAFKSVGGTPPFITKGKGAYIYDVDDNKYLDFVQSWGPLIFGHCDSDVEEAVIKTVKNGLSFGAPTELETQLAQEIVDMYDYIDKVRFVSSGTEATMSAIRLARGVTQKNDILKFEGCYHGHSDSLLVQAGSGLATFGTPSSPGVPADLTKHTLVCEYNNIENLKKCFEDSNDIACIIIEPIAGNMGLVPATEEFLSACRELCDKNGALLIYDEVMTGFRVSLTGASGIVAAKPDIITFGKVIGAGMPVGAFASSCEIMNYLSPDGAVYQAGTLSGNPVAMTAGLTNLRKLKANPNVYTELNNKALRLVNGLKEVASANNIPLQVNTRGSMFGFFFCEEQPFNIKQVAKCDFDRFAKFHHEMLKKGFYFACSQYEAGFISTVMTNDDIDECISAASEVMKSL
- a CDS encoding pyrimidine/purine nucleoside phosphorylase, translating into MISFKNVELVKKANIYFDGNVTSRSFIDGNGESKSLGIMMPGTYNFGTQEAELMEILAGEVEVKLAGEDTWNTYTADTSFSVIANSNFDIKVKTITDYCCSYIK
- a CDS encoding AtpZ/AtpI family protein, with amino-acid sequence MANKEEKITPKHRDKLEALDNLSLGISMVAAVAIGFGIGYGLKALFEIDWLLWLGVFWGIAAAGLNVYRAYKRAQKSYEGMEDDPRYSYRAKHGDKKYDDDED